From a single Stackebrandtia endophytica genomic region:
- a CDS encoding acyl-CoA dehydrogenase — translation MTHYKSNLRDLEFNLFEVFNTGETMGHGLYEDIDPDTAREILREVARVAETDLAAPFAEGDRNPPVFDPATNSVTLPEAFKTAYNTMMSGEYWRLDIAPELGGTSAPRTLWWAFADLVLGSNPALWMYAAGPSFANTLQAEGTEEQKKWAKLFVEKQWGATMVLTEPDAGSDVGAGRAKAHLQPDGSWHIEGVKRFITSGEHDLSDNIIHYVLARPVGVEGVGGPGTKGLSLFIVPKYHFDPETGELGDRNGVYATGVEHKMGLKVSTTCEMTFGDKEPAKGWLMGEKHEGIRQMFLIIEYARMMVGTKAIATLSTGYLNALEYAKSRIQGADLLQATDKSAPRVPITHHPDVRRSLLLQKSYAEGLRALVCYTAAWQDRSRIAEAAGDADTVKLAERINDLLLPIIKGCGSERAYDLLSSESLQTFGGSGFLQDYPLEQYVRDSKIDSLYEGTTAIQSLDLVFRKIVKDGGVALGTVAGEIGSFLAADGPEELKGLRVSLGEALENAQAMLGSLGTAMGASQQGQPRELYKVGLHSRRLLLAMGDVVIGWLLGRQAEVALGKLADSDINDADRAFYTGKVAAAKFFAGEVLPRLHSDRKIVEAADLNAMDIPEEAF, via the coding sequence ATGACCCATTACAAGAGCAATCTGCGAGACCTTGAGTTCAACCTGTTCGAGGTGTTCAACACCGGCGAGACCATGGGTCATGGCCTGTATGAGGACATCGACCCCGACACCGCGCGCGAGATCCTGCGCGAGGTCGCCCGAGTAGCCGAGACCGACTTGGCCGCACCGTTTGCCGAAGGCGACCGCAACCCACCGGTTTTCGATCCCGCCACCAACAGCGTCACGCTGCCCGAGGCGTTCAAGACCGCGTACAACACCATGATGAGCGGTGAGTACTGGCGCCTGGACATCGCGCCCGAACTCGGCGGCACCTCGGCACCGCGCACCCTGTGGTGGGCGTTCGCCGACCTCGTCCTGGGCTCCAACCCCGCGCTGTGGATGTACGCGGCGGGCCCCAGCTTCGCCAACACGCTCCAGGCCGAGGGCACCGAGGAGCAGAAGAAGTGGGCCAAGCTGTTCGTTGAGAAGCAGTGGGGCGCCACCATGGTCCTCACCGAGCCCGACGCGGGCTCCGACGTGGGTGCCGGTCGGGCGAAGGCACACCTGCAGCCCGACGGCTCCTGGCACATCGAGGGCGTCAAGCGTTTCATCACCTCGGGTGAGCACGACCTCTCCGACAACATCATCCACTACGTGTTGGCACGGCCCGTGGGCGTGGAGGGTGTCGGTGGCCCCGGCACCAAGGGACTGAGCCTGTTCATCGTGCCGAAGTACCACTTCGACCCCGAGACCGGCGAGCTCGGCGACCGCAACGGCGTCTACGCCACCGGTGTCGAGCACAAGATGGGTCTGAAGGTCTCCACCACGTGTGAGATGACCTTCGGCGACAAGGAGCCCGCCAAGGGTTGGCTCATGGGTGAGAAGCACGAAGGCATCCGCCAGATGTTCCTCATCATCGAGTACGCCCGGATGATGGTCGGCACCAAGGCGATCGCGACCCTGTCGACCGGTTACCTGAACGCACTGGAGTACGCGAAGTCCCGGATCCAGGGCGCCGATCTGTTGCAGGCGACCGACAAGTCCGCGCCACGCGTGCCGATCACGCACCACCCGGACGTCCGCCGGTCGCTGCTGTTGCAGAAGTCCTACGCCGAGGGTCTGCGCGCCCTGGTCTGCTACACCGCGGCCTGGCAGGACCGGTCCCGCATCGCCGAGGCCGCAGGCGACGCCGACACGGTGAAGCTGGCCGAACGGATCAACGACCTGCTGCTGCCCATCATCAAGGGCTGCGGTTCGGAGCGGGCGTACGACCTGTTGAGTTCGGAGTCGCTGCAGACCTTCGGAGGCTCAGGCTTCCTGCAGGACTACCCGCTCGAGCAGTACGTGCGTGACTCCAAGATCGACTCGCTGTACGAGGGAACGACCGCGATTCAGAGTCTCGACCTGGTGTTCCGCAAGATCGTCAAGGACGGTGGCGTGGCACTGGGCACCGTGGCCGGCGAGATCGGTTCGTTCCTCGCCGCCGACGGCCCCGAGGAGCTGAAGGGCCTGCGGGTCTCCCTGGGCGAGGCACTGGAGAACGCCCAGGCGATGCTCGGTTCACTGGGTACGGCCATGGGTGCCTCTCAACAGGGGCAGCCACGCGAGCTGTACAAGGTGGGGTTGCACTCTCGCCGTCTGCTGCTGGCGATGGGTGACGTGGTCATCGGCTGGCTGCTGGGTCGACAGGCTGAGGTCGCGCTGGGCAAACTGGCCGACTCCGACATCAACGACGCCGACCGCGCCTTCTACACCGGCAAGGTCGCCGCGGCCAAGTTCTTCGCCGGTGAGGTGCTGCCTCGCCTGCACTCGGACCGCAAGATCGTCGAGGCGGCCGACCTGAACGCCATGGACATTCCGGAGGAGGCGTTCTAA
- a CDS encoding SpoIIE family protein phosphatase, whose protein sequence is MARQRAPQRVRADARMSVAAALALLLLIIIVESAAGDEPQVVSMLVIPPFIAATFAQWRGVTVVGTACLVTGIGSVFYVYPDVASTPMPLLVDLAAVLLAVGSAIAVSLARLRQQTRLTALSRLASVAQQAVLRPLGPVVGQLKVAGRYVSASEQADIGGDLYEAIDTPYGTRLIIGDVRGKGLPAVRLASTVLGSFRHVAYERSDLRTVVSDLDRAVARGAGYEDFVTAAFLEERGGTLTILNCGHPPPLLLRRGELELLEPPAAAPPLGFMPVPKPLTMRLEPGDRLLLYTDGLAEARRDGVFFPIPERAWGLLGHGSIADALASLESALRSWVGGPLGDDIALMLVEYIGPDDEPATSWQADEEDD, encoded by the coding sequence ATGGCAAGACAACGTGCCCCGCAGCGGGTGCGCGCTGACGCGCGCATGAGTGTCGCTGCCGCTTTGGCGCTGCTGTTGCTCATCATCATCGTCGAGTCCGCCGCCGGCGATGAACCGCAGGTCGTCTCCATGTTGGTGATTCCGCCGTTCATCGCCGCGACCTTCGCGCAGTGGCGAGGCGTCACCGTGGTCGGAACCGCCTGTCTGGTGACCGGGATCGGCTCGGTGTTCTATGTGTACCCCGATGTCGCGTCGACCCCGATGCCGCTGCTGGTCGACCTCGCCGCCGTCCTGTTGGCAGTGGGCAGCGCGATCGCGGTCTCATTGGCCCGATTGAGACAACAGACCCGGCTGACGGCCTTGTCGCGGTTGGCGTCGGTCGCGCAGCAGGCGGTGCTGCGGCCGCTGGGACCGGTCGTGGGTCAGTTGAAGGTCGCCGGCCGGTACGTGTCGGCCAGCGAGCAGGCCGACATCGGTGGTGACCTGTACGAAGCGATCGACACCCCCTACGGAACCCGACTGATCATCGGCGACGTGCGAGGAAAGGGACTGCCGGCGGTTCGATTGGCCTCCACAGTGCTCGGTTCGTTCCGGCATGTGGCCTACGAACGCTCCGACCTGCGTACCGTCGTGTCCGATCTGGACCGAGCGGTGGCACGCGGCGCCGGCTATGAGGACTTCGTGACGGCCGCGTTCCTGGAGGAGCGGGGCGGAACCCTGACCATCCTCAACTGTGGACACCCGCCACCGTTGCTGTTGCGTCGCGGCGAGTTGGAGCTGCTCGAACCACCGGCGGCGGCACCACCACTGGGATTCATGCCGGTACCGAAACCACTGACGATGCGGCTGGAACCCGGCGACCGACTGCTGCTGTACACCGACGGCCTCGCCGAGGCCCGCCGCGACGGCGTGTTCTTCCCGATTCCGGAACGGGCCTGGGGGCTGCTGGGGCACGGCTCCATCGCCGACGCGTTGGCGTCACTGGAGAGCGCGTTGCGTTCCTGGGTCGGCGGGCCGCTGGGTGACGACATCGCACTGATGTTGGTCGAGTACATCGGCCCCGATGACGAGCCTGCGACCAGTTGGCAAGCCGACGAGGAAGACGACTGA
- a CDS encoding GNAT family N-acetyltransferase, whose product MTPRIDRVPYDGAVAQRMIALVQAEYVRRYGGEDATPLRPADFEPPHGGFFVCYLGEEPVATGAWRRYGAEDAEMKRLFVTESARGRGLARAMVAHLESDARAHGRTRMILESGSEQPEALALYASLGYRPVTPFGVYANEPGARHLGRTLNGADADISIGTVGAAVSIDGMAEPGSLM is encoded by the coding sequence ATGACCCCACGGATTGATCGAGTGCCCTATGACGGTGCGGTCGCGCAGCGCATGATCGCCCTCGTGCAGGCGGAATACGTCCGGCGATACGGCGGAGAGGACGCGACCCCGTTGCGCCCGGCCGACTTCGAGCCCCCACATGGCGGCTTCTTCGTGTGTTACCTGGGCGAGGAGCCGGTGGCGACCGGTGCCTGGCGTCGGTACGGCGCCGAGGACGCCGAGATGAAGCGGCTGTTCGTCACCGAGTCGGCGCGTGGGCGGGGACTGGCCCGAGCCATGGTCGCTCACCTGGAGTCCGATGCGCGCGCTCACGGCCGGACCCGGATGATCCTGGAGTCGGGATCCGAACAGCCGGAGGCGTTGGCCCTGTACGCCTCGCTCGGTTACCGGCCGGTGACTCCGTTCGGTGTGTACGCGAACGAGCCGGGCGCACGGCATCTCGGTAGAACGCTGAACGGTGCTGATGCCGATATCTCGATTGGGACCGTTGGTGCTGCTGTGTCCATTGACGGCATGGCGGAGCCGGGAAGCTTGATGTGA
- a CDS encoding DUF3467 domain-containing protein has translation MPTPPPSQPRPPERRIAIDTPSDMETGVYANFVAIWHDSETFTLDFATITRPPKPTEDTKSGEVYLHTPARVVSRVKIPPSQVFEIMKALEQQLSNWERETGRRKTQE, from the coding sequence ATGCCAACGCCACCCCCATCTCAGCCGCGGCCACCGGAGCGGCGGATCGCGATTGACACTCCTTCGGACATGGAAACTGGCGTATACGCCAATTTCGTTGCCATCTGGCACGATTCGGAGACCTTCACGCTGGACTTCGCCACCATCACTCGGCCGCCCAAGCCGACCGAGGACACCAAGTCCGGTGAGGTCTACCTGCACACCCCGGCTCGGGTGGTGTCGCGGGTGAAGATTCCGCCGTCGCAGGTGTTCGAGATCATGAAGGCACTGGAGCAGCAACTGTCCAATTGGGAGCGCGAGACCGGACGACGTAAGACGCAGGAGTAA
- the dcd gene encoding dCTP deaminase — protein MLLSDRDIVAEVKAGRLGVEPFAADLIQPSSVDVRLDRWFRVFNNQKYTHIDPATRQDELTSLTEVEDGEPFVLHPGEFVLGSTFEVFTLPDDLAARLEGKSSLGRLGLLTHSTAGFIDPGFSGHVTLELSNVANLPITLWPGMKIGQLCLFRLSSPAEHPYGSSVYGSRYQGQRGPTPSRSWKNWQTTPTNPTSP, from the coding sequence ATGTTGCTGTCGGATCGTGACATTGTCGCCGAGGTCAAGGCCGGTCGGCTCGGGGTGGAGCCGTTCGCCGCCGACCTCATTCAGCCATCCAGTGTGGACGTTCGTCTCGACCGTTGGTTTCGGGTGTTCAACAACCAGAAGTACACCCACATCGATCCGGCCACCCGGCAGGACGAACTCACCTCCTTGACCGAGGTCGAGGACGGTGAACCGTTCGTGCTGCACCCCGGTGAGTTCGTGCTCGGCTCGACCTTCGAGGTGTTCACGCTTCCCGACGATCTGGCGGCCCGGCTGGAGGGCAAGTCGTCGCTGGGGCGGTTGGGCCTGTTGACCCACTCGACCGCCGGATTCATCGACCCCGGGTTCAGCGGACACGTGACCCTGGAGTTGTCCAATGTGGCTAACCTGCCCATCACGCTGTGGCCGGGCATGAAGATCGGACAGCTGTGCCTGTTCCGGCTGTCGTCGCCGGCGGAACACCCATACGGCTCATCGGTTTACGGATCCCGCTATCAGGGACAGCGCGGACCGACGCCGTCCCGCTCGTGGAAGAACTGGCAGACCACTCCGACCAATCCGACGTCACCCTGA
- a CDS encoding mechanosensitive ion channel family protein, with protein sequence MDITSSFQSALDAVVTFLPKAVAFLAILVIGWIIAKVLRKVITKLLARVGLDRVAERGGLRRFTGKYTVSELTGMLVYFAILLFTLQFAFNVFGANPVSQLLNSLVAWLPQLFIAGVIMVVAFAIANTVYDLVSGAMSQMSYGRPMARVAQVLIIAVAAIAALNQIGIATTVTTPILIAGLAMIVGVVVVGVGGGMIAPMRDRWERMLGAAEAETGKLSAARADQQSGQEFGQPSYRSATYPGTDTAATQQPQVGSTQPSSTEEHRSGGQGQPPPPM encoded by the coding sequence ATGGACATAACCAGTAGTTTCCAAAGCGCTTTGGACGCGGTGGTGACGTTCCTGCCCAAGGCTGTGGCGTTCCTGGCCATCCTGGTCATCGGTTGGATCATCGCCAAGGTACTGCGCAAGGTCATCACGAAGCTGTTGGCGCGCGTCGGCCTCGATCGGGTGGCCGAACGTGGCGGACTGCGACGGTTCACCGGGAAGTACACGGTCAGTGAGCTGACCGGGATGCTGGTGTACTTCGCGATCCTGCTGTTCACCCTTCAGTTCGCGTTCAACGTGTTCGGGGCCAACCCGGTCAGCCAACTGTTGAACTCGCTGGTCGCCTGGTTGCCGCAGCTGTTCATCGCGGGCGTCATCATGGTGGTCGCCTTCGCGATCGCCAACACCGTGTACGACCTGGTGTCCGGCGCCATGTCCCAAATGTCCTACGGCCGTCCGATGGCGCGAGTGGCTCAGGTCCTCATCATCGCGGTCGCCGCGATCGCGGCACTGAACCAGATCGGCATCGCCACCACCGTCACCACCCCGATCCTGATAGCCGGACTGGCCATGATCGTCGGTGTGGTCGTGGTGGGTGTCGGCGGCGGAATGATCGCCCCGATGCGCGACCGCTGGGAACGGATGTTGGGCGCCGCCGAGGCCGAGACCGGCAAACTCTCCGCAGCGCGTGCCGACCAGCAGTCCGGGCAGGAGTTCGGACAACCCAGCTACCGGTCGGCGACCTACCCGGGGACCGACACGGCGGCGACGCAGCAACCGCAGGTCGGCTCCACACAACCCTCCTCAACGGAGGAACACCGGTCCGGAGGCCAGGGACAGCCGCCGCCACCGATGTAG
- a CDS encoding FdhF/YdeP family oxidoreductase, with protein sequence MSTPEHDDPSVSAPKRTAAGIPGVVTGLRYALGKPGVTRGARALLRINQADGFDCPGCAWPEPEHRSTAEFCENGAKAIAEEATRNQADAGFFAEHSISELATWTDHRLGRAGRISRPMVRRPDSDHYEAISWNDAFALIAEQLTGLDHPDQAVFYTSGRTSNEAAFCYQLLARAFGTNNLPDCSNYCHESSGVALSETIGIGKGSVTLDDIHQADLLVIVGQNPGTNHPRMLTALEKAKKNGASILAINPMPEAGLLNFKNPQTPRGVLGGGTPLADQFLRIKLGGDHALFTAIGALLRQRGAIDTAFIAEHTSGYDDYADSTVDWEFTTAATGLTRDEIEAAADRFADSDATIVCWAMGLTQHTEAVATIQEIVNVQLLRGMIGRPGAGLCPVRGHSNVQGDRTMGIWEVPPPWIPALESEFGIEVPAEAGYHAVAAIDAMRDGRARVFIGLGGNFAAASPDTAVTEAALRQQDLTVHISTTLNRSHVVPGRTGLILPVLGRTEVDTQAAGTQFVTVEDSMSNVHASRGRLAPVSPYLLSEVALISRLGTALLGDTLPWREFEADYRAVRQHIAAVVPGFDDYEHRVRGTGFTLPHPPRDGRRFTTPDGKARFSHNRPTAPQVPAGRLLLQSLRSHDQYNTTIYGLDDRYRGIKGGRRVVFCNPDDLTELGIAADDHVDLVSEWPDGEERRAERFRVVPYPIAAGCAATYFPEANPLVALSATAKRSNTPVSKAIVVRLEPAGR encoded by the coding sequence ATGTCCACACCCGAGCACGATGACCCGTCCGTCTCCGCGCCGAAGCGCACCGCGGCCGGGATTCCCGGCGTCGTCACCGGTCTGCGCTATGCACTCGGCAAACCGGGGGTGACGCGGGGCGCGCGGGCCCTGCTGCGGATCAACCAGGCCGACGGTTTCGACTGCCCGGGCTGCGCGTGGCCAGAGCCCGAACACCGCTCCACCGCCGAGTTCTGCGAGAACGGCGCCAAGGCGATCGCCGAGGAGGCCACCCGGAACCAGGCCGATGCCGGGTTCTTCGCCGAGCACTCGATATCGGAGCTGGCGACCTGGACCGATCACCGGCTGGGCCGCGCCGGACGCATCAGCCGCCCGATGGTGCGCCGCCCCGACTCCGACCACTACGAGGCAATCTCCTGGAACGACGCGTTCGCGTTGATCGCCGAGCAACTGACCGGACTCGACCACCCCGATCAGGCGGTGTTCTACACCAGCGGGCGCACCTCCAACGAGGCCGCATTCTGCTACCAGCTGTTGGCGCGCGCGTTCGGGACGAACAACCTGCCCGATTGCAGCAACTACTGCCATGAGTCCTCCGGTGTCGCGCTGTCGGAGACCATCGGTATCGGCAAGGGATCGGTGACCCTGGACGACATCCATCAGGCAGACCTGCTGGTCATCGTCGGGCAGAACCCCGGAACCAACCATCCGCGGATGCTCACCGCCCTGGAGAAGGCGAAGAAGAACGGCGCGAGCATCCTCGCGATCAACCCGATGCCCGAGGCCGGGCTGCTGAACTTCAAGAACCCGCAGACACCGCGCGGTGTCCTCGGCGGCGGTACTCCGCTGGCGGACCAGTTCCTGCGCATCAAACTGGGTGGCGACCACGCCTTGTTCACCGCGATCGGTGCGCTGCTGCGGCAACGCGGCGCCATCGACACCGCGTTCATCGCCGAACACACCAGCGGCTACGACGACTACGCCGACAGCACGGTGGACTGGGAGTTCACCACCGCCGCCACCGGGCTCACCCGCGACGAGATCGAGGCCGCCGCCGATCGCTTCGCCGACAGCGACGCCACCATCGTCTGCTGGGCGATGGGCCTGACCCAGCACACCGAGGCCGTCGCCACGATCCAGGAGATCGTGAACGTCCAACTGTTGCGCGGCATGATCGGGCGGCCCGGCGCGGGTCTGTGCCCGGTTCGGGGACACAGCAACGTCCAGGGCGACCGCACCATGGGTATCTGGGAGGTCCCACCACCGTGGATTCCGGCGCTGGAGTCGGAATTCGGGATCGAGGTGCCCGCGGAGGCCGGCTACCACGCCGTCGCCGCCATCGACGCCATGCGGGACGGCCGGGCTCGTGTCTTCATAGGACTGGGCGGTAATTTCGCCGCCGCCAGCCCGGACACGGCCGTCACCGAAGCCGCACTGCGGCAACAGGATTTGACCGTCCACATTTCCACGACTCTCAACCGCTCCCATGTGGTGCCCGGCAGAACCGGCCTGATCCTGCCGGTCCTGGGCCGAACCGAAGTGGACACTCAAGCGGCGGGAACCCAGTTCGTGACGGTCGAGGATTCCATGAGCAACGTTCACGCCTCCCGCGGACGGCTTGCCCCGGTGTCGCCGTATCTGCTCAGCGAGGTCGCGCTCATCAGTCGCCTGGGCACCGCGCTGTTGGGAGACACCTTGCCGTGGCGGGAGTTCGAAGCCGACTACCGGGCGGTGCGGCAACACATCGCCGCCGTGGTGCCCGGGTTCGACGACTATGAGCACCGGGTTCGTGGCACCGGATTCACCCTGCCGCACCCGCCGCGTGACGGCCGCCGGTTCACCACCCCCGACGGCAAGGCCCGCTTCAGTCATAACCGGCCGACTGCTCCGCAGGTCCCGGCGGGTCGACTCCTGTTGCAGTCACTGCGAAGTCATGACCAGTACAACACCACGATCTACGGGTTGGACGATCGGTACCGCGGCATCAAGGGAGGTCGACGTGTGGTGTTCTGCAACCCGGACGACCTGACGGAGTTGGGTATCGCCGCCGACGACCACGTCGACCTGGTCAGCGAATGGCCCGACGGGGAGGAACGACGCGCCGAGCGTTTCCGAGTGGTGCCCTATCCGATCGCCGCCGGCTGCGCGGCGACCTATTTTCCCGAAGCGAATCCGCTGGTGGCGTTGTCGGCGACCGCGAAACGCTCCAACACCCCGGTCTCCAAGGCGATCGTGGTGCGATTGGAGCCGGCGGGACGATGA
- a CDS encoding mechanosensitive ion channel family protein, whose product MGIDVTPVWVVLGVSIGGAFLISLARMVLSRVWSRRNRVTTLMKLIYRPTQLFTALLVARLSLLFVDVTELHIDTGHWVTLGLLANGAWLITRLLRSVRMSAERGADDDEPEDIEMRRRRTQSVIVYRVGSGITWIVAFAAGMLTFPEARSFGTGLLASAGVVGAIMGLAAQSLLKDAFAGVRLAFGDALRLGDIVVVEGEWGKVEKIALTYVVIRIWDKRCLILPSSFFATTPFSNWTIGSMNLTTVVLFDVDWSFPVKEARRELARITAASPHWDGKAQHLQVTDAVGPYLRIRATASAPNADSWWSLQCEIREGLTGWVARHHPECVPTMRLSRDPVPPGPPPEDATMAETIVQPTPLKPLPRADDGPAVTVTRQPDRRRAPDAVWTDPEGGG is encoded by the coding sequence ATGGGCATCGACGTTACGCCGGTCTGGGTGGTATTGGGGGTATCGATCGGCGGTGCCTTCCTCATCAGTCTCGCCCGCATGGTGTTGAGTCGAGTGTGGAGCCGCCGGAATCGGGTCACCACGCTGATGAAGCTGATCTACCGGCCCACGCAGCTGTTCACGGCACTACTGGTGGCTCGGTTGAGTCTGCTGTTCGTCGACGTCACCGAACTGCACATCGACACGGGGCACTGGGTGACGCTGGGGTTGCTCGCCAACGGCGCCTGGCTGATCACCCGGCTGTTGCGTTCGGTCCGGATGTCCGCGGAACGGGGCGCCGACGACGACGAGCCCGAGGACATCGAGATGCGTCGGCGGCGCACCCAGTCGGTGATCGTGTACCGGGTCGGCAGCGGCATCACCTGGATTGTGGCGTTCGCGGCGGGAATGCTGACGTTTCCGGAGGCGCGCAGCTTCGGCACCGGTCTGCTGGCCTCGGCCGGTGTGGTCGGCGCGATCATGGGTTTGGCGGCGCAGTCGCTGCTCAAGGACGCCTTCGCGGGTGTCCGGTTGGCATTCGGGGACGCCTTGCGGCTGGGCGACATCGTGGTCGTGGAGGGGGAGTGGGGCAAGGTCGAGAAGATCGCTTTGACCTATGTGGTCATTCGCATCTGGGACAAGCGGTGTCTGATCCTGCCCAGCTCGTTCTTCGCCACGACCCCCTTTTCCAACTGGACCATCGGCTCGATGAACCTCACCACCGTCGTCCTGTTCGATGTGGACTGGAGCTTCCCCGTGAAGGAGGCGCGCCGAGAACTGGCGCGCATCACCGCCGCCAGTCCCCATTGGGACGGAAAGGCGCAGCATCTCCAGGTCACCGACGCGGTCGGGCCGTACCTGCGGATTCGGGCGACCGCCTCGGCTCCCAACGCGGACAGCTGGTGGTCGCTGCAATGTGAGATCCGGGAGGGCCTGACCGGCTGGGTCGCCCGCCACCATCCCGAGTGCGTACCCACGATGCGGCTGTCACGCGACCCGGTCCCGCCCGGACCACCGCCCGAAGACGCCACGATGGCCGAGACGATCGTCCAGCCGACACCGCTGAAGCCGTTGCCGCGCGCCGATGACGGCCCGGCGGTGACGGTGACCCGACAACCCGACCGACGTCGGGCGCCCGACGCGGTATGGACCGACCCGGAAGGGGGTGGGTAA
- a CDS encoding T3SS (YopN, CesT) and YbjN peptide-binding chaperone 1, whose amino-acid sequence MSAGVDEYASDLTAKVAAAWRDFTSALAVALPTLPVGADLALILDPTASGTGNAVYDVSLTVPAVGQIRADATSNATLPTAAQLGRTAVGQLVALGWQPPGVLEGTGQRFGLHTETDTADELATIVARTMRDVYGAPHPAFLTYDYQAEDGETSPLVLAPARPVTGDVDDEPAEAEELPPTTSGPLGEVVATVVAAMQHTTPSHLAIDEDHEISLRAGSAMVFIKPTERPAVVDVYSPLLTEVETNERLFRELSELTRRLPIGRLYHSEGTIWASVPVYGRDFQPSHLMLAVQSMTRLADDLDDRLQEKFGGRRFFDTKTTTRDDSEDTPPMGMYL is encoded by the coding sequence ATGTCAGCCGGTGTGGATGAGTACGCGTCTGACCTAACCGCCAAAGTCGCCGCCGCCTGGCGGGATTTCACCAGCGCGCTGGCCGTTGCGCTGCCCACCCTCCCGGTGGGTGCCGATCTCGCGTTGATTCTGGATCCGACCGCCTCGGGTACCGGTAACGCGGTGTACGACGTCTCGTTGACCGTCCCGGCGGTGGGACAGATCCGTGCCGACGCGACCTCCAACGCGACTCTTCCGACCGCTGCGCAACTGGGGCGGACCGCGGTCGGGCAACTGGTGGCACTGGGATGGCAGCCGCCCGGGGTGTTGGAGGGCACCGGGCAACGGTTCGGTTTGCACACCGAAACCGACACCGCCGACGAGTTGGCGACGATCGTGGCGCGAACCATGCGGGACGTCTACGGGGCACCGCATCCGGCGTTCCTCACCTACGACTACCAGGCCGAGGACGGAGAGACCTCACCACTGGTGTTGGCCCCGGCCCGACCGGTGACCGGTGACGTCGACGACGAGCCGGCCGAAGCGGAGGAACTCCCGCCGACCACCTCCGGCCCACTGGGTGAGGTGGTGGCGACGGTGGTGGCCGCCATGCAGCACACCACGCCGTCCCACCTGGCCATCGACGAGGACCATGAGATCAGCCTGCGGGCCGGTTCGGCGATGGTGTTCATCAAACCGACCGAACGGCCGGCGGTGGTCGACGTGTACTCGCCGCTGCTGACCGAGGTCGAGACCAACGAGCGACTGTTCCGGGAGCTGTCGGAGTTGACCCGGCGGCTGCCGATCGGTCGGCTCTACCACTCCGAGGGCACGATCTGGGCGTCGGTTCCGGTGTACGGCCGGGATTTCCAGCCGTCGCACCTGATGCTGGCGGTGCAGTCGATGACCCGACTCGCCGACGACCTCGACGACCGACTCCAGGAGAAGTTCGGCGGCCGTCGGTTCTTCGACACCAAGACCACCACCCGCGACGACTCCGAGGACACACCCCCGATGGGGATGTACCTCTGA